A region of uncultured Carboxylicivirga sp. DNA encodes the following proteins:
- a CDS encoding DUF4252 domain-containing protein — MKTISLIIVVLLTINLSINAQSRPSDRLFEKMALQKGITMLSFSKEMLDAVNMNFDNDKGDKENKVRGDLHEVKVVIYKAPEAGESIDFRGETLRYLPLNKFRVIDAEEYEIDNKNGTVDIRVNGSGRKIKECHILFQGETNGVLLSFFGDFKVEDVKEMAEKLEDYK; from the coding sequence ATGAAAACAATATCATTAATAATAGTTGTCTTACTAACAATAAACTTATCAATTAATGCACAGAGCCGTCCATCTGACCGCTTATTTGAAAAAATGGCTTTGCAAAAAGGCATCACCATGCTTTCCTTTTCGAAGGAGATGCTTGACGCTGTTAACATGAACTTTGATAATGATAAAGGAGATAAAGAGAATAAGGTAAGAGGCGACTTACACGAAGTAAAAGTAGTTATCTATAAAGCACCTGAAGCGGGCGAAAGTATAGATTTCAGAGGAGAAACATTACGCTATTTACCACTCAATAAATTTAGAGTAATTGATGCAGAAGAATACGAAATTGATAACAAAAACGGCACAGTTGACATTCGAGTAAATGGATCAGGCAGAAAAATCAAAGAATGTCATATTTTATTTCAAGGTGAAACCAATGGGGTATTACTTTCTTTCTTCGGAGACTTTAAAGTGGAAGATGTCAAAGAAATGGCCGAGAAACTTGAAGACTATAAATAA